The following DNA comes from Scomber scombrus chromosome 7, fScoSco1.1, whole genome shotgun sequence.
TTTGGACGAGAGAAGGCAGAGAGGAGGCGGCTGCAGGGGAGACATGGGAGCTATTGTGAAAGTAAGAACCATTTTAACCTACTGTCCGTtagtctctttttctttaattgaacaaatgttttgtttttgacacaATAGGTAAAGTTTAAAGTTCTTCTTCTCTCAAAAGGAAGCATCAGCCTGTCCTACTGCCAGAgctggaagaggaagaggagcagccCCACATCCTTGCTTGTAGATAAAAGAAATCTGCAGGAAGAGAAGAACCAAGGGAGGAGCAACGGAGGACGAATAGGCTGCTGGGCAGATAACATCTCAGTCGGATCTGATGCACTGGACATTACCTCCTTGGACACTCAGCGAAACATGGAGAGACAGTGCAGCACTGGTGgacaagaggaaagaagaagaaacctcAGAGGGTCTAGCATTGTCACTGTctgaaagatagatagatagatagatagatagatagatagatagatagatagatagatagatagatagatagatagatagatagatagatagatagatagatagatagatagatagatagatcatgTTGTCTAAAGTATGCATTCATCTTTGTTTTAATTCAACTATAATGTAACTGGCAGGTTGTATAAGCTGTAGATGTTAATAGGCCATGAATAAAGATTTAAAGAGTTCTTGCTTTCTAATGAGCCACCAACAAAAGCTATTAAGTGCACCACTTCTGCAGTTTTACAAGTTATTAAACTTATTATGGACCTGAAGTCCTATAGCTACAATAGCAAAAAGCAAATATCCTGAGCTGAGATATTTTCACCATCTATCAATAATAGCTTATAACTGATCGATGAAGCATCATTAAACAAAGTATTAACTATTATTAAACCATTTATATGATATAAAAGATTAGAAAGGATTTTTATTCTGTACATAAATTAAACTTGTGGGTTTTCAgaccacaaaaaaatgtcagaaagaaTGTAAATGTGAGTTGTACATTTTAGGTAAAACCTGAACACAAACAAGCATGCTCATTTGAGTCTAAAGTGTCATTTCttctataaaacaaacaaacaataaaacaatgtgtatttattacttCTAATCTAACAAATGAACAttcatttcttattatttatataactcTAATTTCCTTGTCCTGGTTATAAAAGCATCTTGgcacatttgaaaacattattttatttgagatttgtaatgttcattttgttcaGTCAGTTTATCCAAACATAGATTCTGCCTGCTCCAAACAAAACATGACCAAGTTAACACTGAAGCcttcttgtgttgttttcttccacAGAAAGCAAACAGTTAATGGATCAGCGCTCCTGTAGTCGCGTCTTTACGGTAGCAGCTCCTCAGTCccgcagctctctctctctcctgcctgCGGTCGCATCTTGTTGCCAGAACTTCAGTGACGCGGTGACACTGGATTTCTTTGTTATTCATTCAAGCTCTGCgtctttttcctcatttaatCACGTTTACTTTGCGAAACACCTCGCTCAGACGCAGATCCAGTGTTGTTTCCTTCCTCGCAATCCATCTGGAGTCgcttttgatgttttgttgcGGATCAGAGCCTTGATCCATCAGCCGACGTTAAGACCTTTCAGCTTTAAGGATAAGACTCTAAATTAGACACGGTTATATAATCAGGTAAACACTGGCGTTTTGCGTCTTTCAGGTACGTTCAGctacatattatttattcaatCATATATTCTGTTGTAGAAAGACATTTCGCGTCCGTGTTCATGCCAGATCTGCAGCGCTTTAGTTTTCCATACCATAGCATGAATCCTTTGTTGGGGGCCAACACGCATCTCCAACAGCACCCACAGCAAAGCCAAGCGCCCGGACACCCAGACTCTCCCTCAGGCCTCCTGCCCGACGCCGTTTTCGGTGGATCGGACGCGGCATCACTTCTACTGGGTGATCTCTCCGTCGCAGGGCCTGATCAGCAGCCTGGGCCTGACTTCATCACCGCACCCTCACAGACCTCTCATTACATCCACCACAACCCCAGCAGCCACTATCAGCACCGCGCTGCGCAGCATCCTCCCGCAGCCATGGCTCTCAGAAACGACCTGGGATCCAACATCAGCGTCCTCAAAACCCTCAATCTGAGATTCAGATGCTTCCTGGCTAAAGTGCACGAATTAGAGCGCAGAAATAAGATTTTGGAGAAGCAACTGCAACAGGCGCTGGATGCCAACAAAGGCTGCCAGGGTGGATGCTGTGAGAGCAGGGCGCATACCCAGGAGGCGAGTGTGCAGACCGGATTTGTCGGGACGATACCGCTCAGGCCCGGATCCCTCCCCTTCCACAACACCAACAACTCAGCCAGGAGGCCTACAACACTATTCCCACCACCGCCACTCACGTCAACCCTCCCACCTGCAGGCGCTGAAAACTCCAGCTCAACCCAAACAAACGCCCCTGGCAACCCATCCATCACCATCAGCCAGTGCTCCCCCTGTGTGGACTCCCCAGTCTCCGGCACTAAAACTTTCACAAACAGCAGTGCTGGCCCAGGGAGCTCCACCAACCCTCCTCCTCGGTTCCTCCCGGGTACCATCTGGTCATACAACCACACCCGCAAGTTCGGCCCCGGTTCGGAGCGTCTGACTAGCCCTGGGGTGTCCTGGGTGCACCCGGACGGAGTTGGGGTTCAGATTGACACCATCACCCCTGAGATCCGAGCCCTGTATAATGTCCTGGCTAAagtcaagagagagagagacgagtaTAAACGCAGGTAAATGGAGTGAAACCTTTTTATAACACTTATGCCAGGTCTAGGGGGCATTTCTACAGAGCATGAAGTGATTTTCTTAATGCTCCACTTTGAGCAGAGCTGTAAAGCAGCTGCAGACCAGCTGTCTCCAACGCAAGCAGAGTCAGCACTAATCCTCTCTATCCATCACCTCCAGCCTGACCCTGCATCCACTTTATGTCTGACCACACAGGCAGGTGCTGCTGCTAGAAATAACCCCCCCAAAAATGAACACACCAGGtgctaaatataaaaaaagaatgaaggTCAAAGTTGAACAGATTAGTCTGTGGCACAAATGTTCACGAGTCTAACTGTAGGCTGACTCACTGGTGGGTGTCTTAGTTTACTGGAATAttaagaggggggggggaatccaccctaaaataagagagaagaaTGTAAAGCTGATTGTTAACTGTGAGTAAGTCTCTCAAGATGaaatacagtaaacatgatgtcTTCTAGAGCCAAATCCTGTAGTTCAGCTGGCTAGGCCAGTATGAATAATGGAGCAAAACTTAACACGCTATAGCAGCAAGCATAGTGATTTTATCTGTGATTCACAGCTGtaagtttaacatttaaataaactagTTTGAAACAATTTgtggattaatcagtttgtgGAAACTTAACCTGCAAACTTTTATAAtagatcatttttttaaaaagcaaaactgCCAAATGTTCACTGGTTACAGCTTCTTAATGTGTGGATTTGCTGATGTTCTTTGACATATGATACTTTACTGAATATTTTGGAGTTTTCATATAAAGCAAGCAATGTTCTGACACAAAATTTCAGAAATGAACAAATCATCTAATCAAGAAAAGAATCTgaagatgaatgaaaaatgtaaataatctGTTGCAGCCCTACACTCAAGTAATAATTCAAACAAAACTTCTCTGAACCCACAATCACTTATTTACTGTCAGTATACACCCACATGtctgctgatgacatcatcaaattaGGGCTACAGCTCattattactttcattatcatttaaccTTTTGAGTATCTTCTTGATTAATAAATGAGTCTTTTGTTCtttaaactgtcagaaaatgatgaatcgatcatcactgtttcccaaagcgcGAGCTTAACAACCTCAAATGTCGACCAACACTCTATAACGCGAAGATGTTAACAGAGaagccagaaaatattcacatttaaaaagttggaCTTTTGGGAATTTGGGTATTTTTTCTTCAAGAATGACTCAAAAcagttaattaattatcaaaatgattgacggttaattttctgttgattgtttaatcgactaattgttgcatcTCACTGGAATGGCTCAGTGTGAACTCTGCTGTAAGGTGGATATTCCCTCTAAATGATCGGAGAATGCATCATAAATCTCACAAATTCACCTGCAAATATGGTAGCTGGGAATTATGTATTTTCTGTCCTGATGGTGAACTGCAGTTGGCCCATTCTTTTTGCACATTCATCACTGAATAGCCTCATATTATGTCCAAATGAGCAGCCATGCGTTGCTCATGGAGCAGATTCTGACCACAGTATAGTGGGCTCTTTGTGAAGAAGGGAGAGGGATGAACCTAACAGGCCAAAagtgtgtgacatcagacacaTGCTTTCATTGTTCATGTAGAAACATGAGAGTAAATGATTTACTAACCTCTCGCTCAGAAAGTTGAGAAAGCTTCACTACCTGAACACTCAGGTGTGTTACGTCTACGTCAGTTTCTGCTTAGCCTTCACTAGGGCGtcttatatatttctatattccTCAACTGCCTCTCTGTTAGACAGTAAGGGATCAGTTTACCTCAAAAGAAATTCAAGCCTTCAGATTCAACGATTCACACCCCCACCCTTCCCCACCCTCACCCTCCCCCACACCTTCACCCCATCCCCCCACACTCCACACTGTATCTGCAATGCAGCATGCACTGCAAGCTGTCACTGCTGGATGGGGGCTTGGCTTGCAAAAAGAAGCACTTCTCTGCTTTCTGCAGGCTCTCACCTTACTGATCAAACAACCATcctctacaacaacaacaactcctGTTTCATGACTCAGTTTCTTTCAGATTTAGCATTCCCGAATAGTCATGGTGTTGCTGCAGCATTCTgcatttaaagcagcatttGTATAAGAGGATAGAGTCTCTGCAGTGAGTGGATTTCCCCTGGGCACGTGTTTCGTGTGAAGTCACAGAATCCGAGATCACATACAGGCTGGGAGCTCAGGCTTTTAAACGTATTAGTGTTCAGATTCATGGACCAATCATCTGAAGTGCATTATAGTAGTACACCGTTCATCAAACAACCGATTCATCGGTCAGTGAATCAGCAAATCACTCTTTTACACCTGACTGTTTCATGCCACTTCTAACCAGATTGTTTACTGATATGATTTAACTTTACTgcattcacatttttatcatctGATCCACTCAGCCAGATTGAAATCATATTTACTATTCCGTGCATGTAAAATACCCATCCAGTACCTGATGACCGACCTCCTGTGCTTTTGGACTGCGtctatttataaagcactgttACCCCCCCAATAAAAGGCTCTCGCTCACCCTTTTATATGCACGCGGATCAAGGGATTGAACTGCCAACCCCTGCTCTTCTTTAATGGTGGCAGAGTTCAAAAttacatgtttatatttccTTAACTTAAGGGAAGAAGTCATTGTCAATGTAATATACACTGATGCAGCTGCTCTGGTTGAAGCTTTTGCAAATGCTGCTGCCATCCAGTCAAACTCTAAATCTGCTTTTTAGTGAATGGTTGACTCAGTTTTGCTTGATGTTAGATGCCGGTAAGAGTTTGGTTGGGACAGAGGTACTCACTGTTGGTTAATGTCTGGCCAGAATGCTTCTTATACGCCTCCTGATGGGTTCATAAAAGGAAACAGGTGGGCCTCTCCTGCACTGATATTCTGTTGGACACTTCTGACCCCCTTAGATTTAGTCAAAGTCTATGTTTGTTCTCACTGTGTCTTAAATCCATTTACATCTGCCTTTCCTAAGCAGGTCCaaacaatgcatcatatttcaCCAGGTGTACATGAGGCCAAATAATCACATACCATACCACATACTCATCTAGCTAGCAATGAGACAAACTTCTGTTCTATAagttaataataactttatttgttttgtctataTTAAGGCACCCAAGGTTTACTTCTCACATCTGTGTTTCTCTTAGATGGGAAGAGGAATACACAATGAGGATGGATCTGCAACAGAAGATTGGTGACTTACAAGAGGTAACATTATGCAGTCCTGTtgtatgaatctgtgtgtgtgcgtgtgtgtgtgcgtgcgtgtgtgtactgTTGGCAGACATGGCAGTATGTCTGAAGGAGTCTTGACTTCACATCATCAGCCTGAGTCATTAAAACAACCAAACTCAATTGGTTGGTGTGATAAGTTAAGATCTAGCTAATCATAAAACAGCATGAACATAACGTGTTCAATAATCAGTGTTAGTGGTT
Coding sequences within:
- the iffo1b gene encoding non-homologous end joining factor IFFO1; amino-acid sequence: MPDLQRFSFPYHSMNPLLGANTHLQQHPQQSQAPGHPDSPSGLLPDAVFGGSDAASLLLGDLSVAGPDQQPGPDFITAPSQTSHYIHHNPSSHYQHRAAQHPPAAMALRNDLGSNISVLKTLNLRFRCFLAKVHELERRNKILEKQLQQALDANKGCQGGCCESRAHTQEASVQTGFVGTIPLRPGSLPFHNTNNSARRPTTLFPPPPLTSTLPPAGAENSSSTQTNAPGSSTNPPPRFLPGTIWSYNHTRKFGPGSERLTSPGVSWVHPDGVGVQIDTITPEIRALYNVLAKVKRERDEYKRRWEEEYTMRMDLQQKIGDLQEDLQESEGCQDELAIRVQQLKAELVLFKGLMSNNLSELDSKIQEKAMKVDMDICRRIDITARLCDVAQQRNCEDVIQMYQVLRLKPISLPSLNFRRKQTPLSFNGNEGDEPVSTSESDGGIIKDEEHCGSSANQINEEMQRMLNQLRECEFEDDCDSLAWEETEETLLLWEDFPGCTLPPDPTHPPGEEDCLEKVINDTECLFKSREKEYQETIDQIELELATAKSDMNRHLHEYMEMCSMKRGLDVQMETCRRLITQSGDSNPAAPSASEDSDQRECDKSSASPPSSSSAGRS